Proteins from a single region of Aureibacter tunicatorum:
- a CDS encoding ribonuclease Z, producing the protein MKLTILGSSSAAPTLTRHHTSQYLEIANKTFLVDCGEAAQIQLRKYRCKISKISRIFISHLHGDHYFGLIGLISSMHLYNNIEELHIHGPAGLDEIIRLQLKYSQSFLKFKLFFHATNPDQHDILYEDDNIVVSSFPLLHRVPCTGFLFKEKPKYRRLIKDKIPDDITLEQIATLKKGGDIIVDGNVKYSNIDYTRDAPKSHSYAYCSDTIFRPEISEYFKGVELLYHEATFDNEFANRAAKTFHSTAAQAAKIATLANAENLIIGHFSARYKELDTLLVESKQEFERVMLAEEGKTYLFQD; encoded by the coding sequence TTGAAATTAACGATTTTAGGGTCTAGTTCAGCGGCACCAACGTTGACCAGGCATCATACATCACAATATCTGGAAATAGCAAATAAAACGTTTTTGGTGGATTGTGGAGAGGCTGCTCAGATTCAATTGCGAAAATACAGATGCAAGATTTCTAAAATTAGTAGAATATTTATTAGTCATTTGCATGGAGATCATTATTTTGGCCTTATTGGCTTGATATCCTCCATGCATTTGTATAATAATATTGAGGAGTTGCATATTCATGGCCCTGCCGGATTAGACGAAATTATTCGATTGCAGTTAAAATATTCGCAATCATTTTTAAAATTCAAGTTGTTTTTTCATGCAACTAATCCTGATCAACACGATATATTATATGAAGATGATAATATAGTCGTAAGCTCATTCCCTTTATTGCATAGAGTCCCGTGCACAGGTTTTCTTTTCAAGGAAAAACCTAAATATAGAAGGTTAATCAAAGATAAAATTCCTGATGATATTACATTGGAGCAGATTGCTACGTTGAAAAAAGGAGGTGATATTATTGTGGATGGGAACGTCAAATACTCCAATATCGATTATACAAGAGACGCACCTAAGTCTCATAGTTATGCGTATTGTTCAGATACGATCTTTAGGCCTGAGATTTCGGAATATTTTAAAGGTGTGGAGTTGTTGTATCATGAAGCTACGTTTGACAATGAGTTCGCAAATAGAGCTGCGAAAACTTTTCATAGCACTGCTGCCCAAGCTGCTAAAATAGCGACTCTAGCCAATGCCGAAAATTTAATTATAGGACATTTTTCCGCTAGGTACAAAGAGTTGGATACATTGTTGGTAGAATCAAAGCAAGAGTTTGAAAGGGTCATGTTGGCCGAGGAAGGCAAGACCTATTTATTTCAAGATTGA
- a CDS encoding Ig-like domain-containing protein, translated as MDTLLLKYIYKFKFLAFLSIFLLAQTTVVESKAQQADLEVAQYIENYSADKNTFEFVVTLINLGPETSYNFKVKNQITNAYNIKSNITDGGQFNLSTKEWSFNSVMPFEKFTLRLTLEKKSTQDPQDDENYRVTSTIILSPESTEDPNLDNNECDLSPLDDPSKLPLRIEDSEFTFLGIGQTNVVDIFDGSNPKVFQGEEPFLNSDLSAEVNLQMVGDSKNQAVYHFTLDNGTTISFILKYFASEPVITIDNFNLTKDDLEYLADEYVFPYRIRVGVGEWSNTGFLKMKIVSQELIVKETNYVHEVVADETTMTFSLIEPDQNNVIGISPAELISWESFNIDSPHDNLELLTTGGDFGGRIKLTFVNDGTPKTFRYEYSVNNKLGSKYSSVFNVQVRNSASLEKKVFFFKKGKNIREQFLTDEEIVKLGCEGMSASQLETEAVSVPRSSDFPGLIGFSHESQFINISVEKNFITTPDKPMEFVFKVVDFFGRPCSDELTYKINYLDPVKVSEVELDVVVGNQACFNVKDYMILEDKFEGLALDFNSLKVIDDPSFGDALIKANGEICYTANATSSNNDSFVYQITTNEGDVVNGNVKLSISKGPGPVVDLPEGGFIVYQDESLTVDLKNYISDEDDNIDWDSFQVINENDPNRGVLEFNPELDAVFTYTPIVEGNNQDSFQFRIYDDHGSYATGNVQIFIKKGPPPVFKDGKEEKLKDLVVAYGSEHIINLKDYITDGDDNIVWSDTEILEEPVPERGEVSLDDSSPWLIKYNATEQDGTDTFKFRVIDAHGSTLEGTVKLTIYFDKGTPPVARDFVIETNVNKSTDINFQEDNRVTDAESDISWSNFTLLVDPSHGVFSTTEKDPEIFNYMPDLDFVGRDSLKYRVVDEAGNSDMAWCFIDVKPEKDSIPIAHDDYLEIWHDETKFVDVLANDYLPRNIVKNTLRYESTVTLGSVRTVIDDPTFGFLFTPLEGLTEDKETEFIYSWNDKYGLEDRAKVRILIKIKDYNPPNAMDDTVQTPVNEMVIIDVLANDTDKLSGIDSTTLSIVSASMSGGMAKVNNDYQIEYTPAEGFRGEDIIEYEICDFQDNCATAFVYVDVYMDDVYIPEAITPNGDGINDILVIEGLEYFEGHEISIFDQSGILVYNKFNYDNDWGGTRSAQGSSGKVLRQGTYYYVFDFGDGRPPKTGFIYVLP; from the coding sequence ATGGATACACTACTACTTAAATATATATATAAATTCAAGTTTTTAGCCTTTTTGAGTATTTTCTTGTTGGCCCAAACTACTGTAGTTGAGTCGAAAGCTCAACAAGCGGATTTGGAAGTTGCTCAATACATAGAGAATTATTCAGCTGATAAGAACACCTTTGAATTTGTCGTAACATTGATTAATCTCGGCCCGGAAACATCTTATAATTTTAAGGTTAAGAATCAGATTACCAATGCATATAATATTAAATCGAATATAACGGATGGCGGACAGTTTAATTTAAGCACAAAGGAGTGGAGCTTTAATAGTGTAATGCCATTTGAGAAGTTTACTTTGAGGCTGACACTTGAAAAAAAGTCTACCCAAGACCCCCAAGATGATGAAAATTATAGGGTGACTTCTACAATAATCCTTTCTCCGGAATCGACGGAAGATCCTAATTTGGATAATAATGAATGCGACTTGTCTCCTTTGGATGATCCATCCAAGCTGCCTTTAAGAATAGAGGATTCTGAATTTACATTTTTAGGCATAGGTCAAACAAATGTTGTCGACATTTTTGATGGAAGTAATCCTAAAGTTTTTCAAGGAGAAGAGCCATTTTTAAATTCGGATTTATCGGCTGAAGTGAATTTGCAAATGGTGGGTGATAGCAAAAACCAAGCAGTATATCATTTTACTTTGGATAATGGAACAACGATCAGCTTTATCTTAAAGTATTTCGCTTCTGAACCTGTGATTACAATTGACAATTTTAATTTAACTAAAGATGACTTAGAGTATTTAGCCGATGAGTATGTGTTTCCATACAGAATTCGTGTAGGAGTTGGCGAGTGGTCAAATACAGGTTTTCTGAAAATGAAGATAGTAAGCCAAGAGTTAATAGTGAAGGAAACCAATTATGTGCATGAAGTTGTAGCGGATGAAACGACTATGACTTTTAGTTTGATCGAGCCTGATCAAAATAATGTTATTGGGATTAGTCCTGCAGAATTAATTAGTTGGGAAAGTTTCAATATTGATAGTCCGCATGATAATCTTGAGCTTTTGACAACAGGCGGTGATTTTGGTGGTCGTATCAAATTAACTTTTGTGAATGATGGAACTCCGAAAACTTTTAGATACGAATATTCTGTCAATAATAAATTAGGATCAAAATATTCTTCCGTTTTCAATGTTCAAGTAAGAAACTCGGCTTCTTTGGAAAAGAAAGTCTTTTTCTTTAAAAAAGGAAAAAATATAAGAGAACAATTTTTAACGGATGAAGAAATTGTGAAATTAGGCTGCGAAGGCATGAGTGCGAGTCAGCTTGAAACAGAGGCTGTTAGTGTGCCTAGAAGTTCAGACTTTCCAGGTCTTATCGGGTTTTCTCACGAATCGCAATTTATAAATATCAGTGTTGAAAAAAACTTTATTACAACTCCTGATAAACCTATGGAGTTTGTTTTTAAGGTTGTTGACTTTTTTGGAAGACCATGTTCTGATGAATTAACTTATAAAATTAATTATTTAGACCCTGTAAAAGTTAGTGAGGTTGAATTGGATGTGGTTGTTGGAAATCAAGCTTGCTTTAATGTTAAAGATTATATGATTCTTGAAGATAAATTTGAAGGTTTAGCTTTGGATTTTAACTCTTTGAAAGTCATAGATGATCCTAGTTTTGGCGATGCATTGATAAAGGCGAATGGTGAAATTTGTTATACAGCAAATGCGACATCATCAAATAATGACTCATTTGTTTATCAAATTACTACTAATGAGGGGGATGTTGTAAATGGAAATGTGAAATTATCTATTTCCAAGGGACCAGGACCTGTGGTAGATTTGCCGGAAGGTGGCTTTATCGTATATCAAGATGAGTCATTAACTGTAGATCTTAAGAACTATATTAGTGATGAGGATGATAATATTGATTGGGATTCATTTCAAGTAATAAATGAAAATGATCCAAATAGGGGCGTATTAGAGTTCAATCCAGAATTAGATGCTGTTTTTACGTATACACCTATTGTGGAAGGTAATAATCAAGATTCTTTTCAATTCAGAATTTATGATGATCATGGATCTTACGCAACAGGAAATGTTCAAATTTTTATCAAGAAAGGACCTCCTCCAGTATTCAAAGATGGAAAAGAAGAGAAATTAAAAGATTTAGTTGTGGCATATGGTTCCGAGCATATAATCAATTTGAAAGATTATATTACTGATGGAGATGACAATATTGTATGGAGTGACACAGAAATTTTGGAAGAGCCCGTGCCTGAACGAGGCGAGGTAAGTTTGGATGATTCTTCGCCATGGTTAATAAAATACAACGCTACGGAACAAGATGGAACTGATACATTCAAGTTCAGGGTGATTGATGCTCATGGCTCTACTTTGGAAGGAACTGTAAAGCTTACAATTTATTTTGATAAGGGAACACCTCCTGTGGCTAGGGATTTTGTCATTGAAACGAATGTGAATAAAAGCACTGATATTAATTTTCAAGAAGATAATAGAGTTACTGACGCTGAGTCGGATATTTCTTGGTCTAACTTTACATTGCTTGTAGATCCTAGTCATGGTGTGTTTTCAACCACTGAAAAAGACCCTGAGATTTTTAATTATATGCCCGATTTGGATTTTGTGGGACGAGATAGCTTAAAGTATCGTGTCGTTGATGAAGCTGGAAATAGCGATATGGCTTGGTGTTTTATTGATGTAAAGCCAGAAAAAGATAGTATTCCAATAGCTCATGATGATTACTTGGAGATATGGCATGATGAAACGAAGTTTGTTGATGTATTAGCTAATGATTATTTGCCAAGGAATATTGTGAAAAATACGTTGAGGTATGAGTCGACGGTTACTTTAGGTTCAGTTAGAACAGTTATAGATGATCCAACATTTGGATTTCTATTTACTCCTTTGGAAGGTTTGACTGAAGATAAGGAAACAGAGTTTATATATTCATGGAATGATAAATATGGGCTTGAGGATAGGGCCAAAGTTAGAATTCTGATTAAAATCAAAGACTACAACCCTCCTAACGCAATGGACGACACGGTTCAAACTCCAGTTAACGAGATGGTGATAATCGATGTATTAGCTAATGATACTGACAAGTTGAGTGGCATTGACTCTACAACATTGTCTATTGTGTCCGCATCGATGAGTGGAGGAATGGCAAAAGTAAATAATGACTATCAAATTGAGTATACTCCAGCCGAAGGATTTAGAGGTGAAGATATCATTGAGTATGAAATATGCGATTTTCAGGACAACTGTGCTACGGCATTTGTTTATGTTGATGTTTATATGGATGATGTTTATATTCCTGAAGCTATTACTCCTAATGGAGATGGTATTAATGATATTTTAGTGATTGAAGGCTTGGAGTATTTTGAAGGACATGAAATTTCTATTTTTGACCAATCAGGTATTTTAGTATATAATAAGTTTAATTATGATAATGATTGGGGAGGCACAAGATCCGCGCAAGGAAGTTCAGGTAAAGTTCTAAGGCAAGGTACGTATTATTATGTGTTTGATTTTGGAGATGGCAGGCCTCCTAAAACTGGATTTATTTACGTCTTGCCATGA
- a CDS encoding GDP-L-fucose synthase has translation MRKHDKIYVAGHNGMVGSALVRTLEEAGYHNLLLRTSKELDLTRQSMVESFFEEEKPDYVFLAAAKVGGIHANDSLRGQFIYDNLMIEANVIEQSRVHGVKKLLFLGSSCIYPKFASQPITEKQLLTGPLEPTNEAYAIAKIAGVKMCQSYNHQYGSNFISVMPTNLYGPNDNYDLESSHVLPALLRKFHEAKIKGEDSVTIWGTGSPKREFLHVNDLADACLFLMNNYEDPSLVNIGTGEDISIKDLALLIKSIVGFEGELKFDLSKPDGTPRKLLSVEKLSEIGFRYKISLEEGIKSVYEDFKDHYSKYSC, from the coding sequence ATGCGGAAACATGATAAAATATATGTAGCTGGACATAATGGTATGGTTGGGTCTGCATTGGTTAGAACGTTGGAAGAGGCGGGTTATCATAATCTTTTATTGAGAACTTCAAAGGAATTGGATTTGACAAGACAGTCTATGGTTGAGTCATTCTTTGAAGAGGAAAAACCAGATTATGTGTTTTTGGCTGCGGCAAAAGTAGGAGGTATTCATGCTAATGATTCTTTGAGGGGACAATTCATTTATGATAATTTGATGATTGAGGCTAATGTGATTGAGCAAAGCAGAGTTCATGGAGTTAAGAAACTATTATTTTTGGGATCCTCTTGCATCTACCCGAAATTCGCTTCTCAACCGATCACTGAAAAACAACTTTTGACAGGGCCATTGGAGCCTACTAATGAAGCCTATGCGATTGCAAAGATTGCTGGGGTGAAAATGTGTCAATCATATAATCATCAATACGGATCTAATTTTATATCTGTAATGCCAACAAATCTTTATGGACCAAATGATAATTATGATTTGGAAAGTTCGCATGTATTGCCTGCCTTGCTTAGAAAGTTCCATGAAGCAAAAATCAAGGGAGAAGATTCTGTGACAATTTGGGGTACTGGTAGTCCCAAAAGAGAGTTTTTGCATGTTAATGATCTAGCGGATGCATGCTTGTTTTTGATGAATAATTATGAAGACCCTTCATTGGTTAATATTGGAACAGGAGAAGATATTTCAATCAAGGATTTGGCTTTGTTGATTAAATCCATAGTAGGTTTTGAAGGCGAGCTTAAATTTGATTTGTCAAAGCCTGACGGTACGCCAAGAAAGTTGTTAAGCGTAGAAAAGCTGAGTGAAATTGGCTTTAGGTATAAGATTTCCTTGGAAGAAGGGATTAAATCTGTTTACGAAGATTTTAAAGATCATTATAGCAAATATTCTTGCTAA
- a CDS encoding STAS domain-containing protein: protein MKYSIDQKEQYTLIKPHEEKFDSEKAPDYKTFFIKLSNEGTPNIIFDLSDVKYVDSSGLSAILVGNRLYQDAGGLFAIANLSPHVKKLIEISQLDSVLTILQNVEESVDAVFLNELERDLKSSEE from the coding sequence ATGAAATATTCAATAGATCAAAAAGAGCAATATACATTGATTAAGCCTCATGAAGAAAAATTCGATTCTGAAAAGGCTCCAGATTATAAAACATTTTTTATCAAGTTAAGCAATGAAGGAACGCCAAATATCATCTTCGATTTATCGGATGTGAAATATGTTGATTCTTCAGGTTTGAGTGCAATTCTTGTTGGAAACAGATTGTACCAAGATGCTGGAGGTTTGTTTGCGATTGCTAATTTAAGCCCTCATGTGAAAAAATTAATAGAAATTTCTCAGCTTGATTCGGTATTGACGATTTTGCAAAATGTGGAAGAGTCGGTTGATGCTGTATTTTTGAATGAGTTGGAGAGAGATTTAAAAAGTTCAGAAGAGTAA
- a CDS encoding queuosine precursor transporter, whose product MSLDAKKQRVFLVLGAIFLTNAIIAEMIGVKIFSAEKTLGTNPANLKLLEDLVLDFNLSAGAVLWPVVFVTTDIINEYFGKEGVRKISFLTVGMIIYAFGIIYVVTELPPADFWIDVNDSDPSGNKFNIDYAFKMIFRQGLGIIIGSICAFLIGQLIDALVFHYLRRLTKNKYIWLRATGSTLVSQLIDSFVVLYIAFYVFGTWSMDMIVSVGIINYIYKFAVAIILTPLLYIAHSMIDSYLGKKEASSMVFNIVKKPFFENETKN is encoded by the coding sequence ATGAGTTTAGATGCAAAGAAACAGAGAGTTTTTTTAGTTTTAGGAGCTATATTTTTAACTAATGCCATTATCGCTGAGATGATTGGTGTTAAAATTTTTTCAGCTGAAAAAACTCTTGGAACCAATCCCGCTAATTTAAAGTTGCTTGAAGATTTAGTGCTTGATTTTAATCTGTCCGCAGGTGCTGTTTTGTGGCCTGTTGTTTTTGTTACGACTGATATTATCAATGAATATTTTGGAAAGGAGGGTGTTAGAAAAATCAGCTTTCTTACCGTTGGAATGATAATATATGCTTTTGGGATAATTTATGTTGTCACTGAATTGCCTCCGGCTGATTTTTGGATCGATGTAAACGACTCGGACCCTTCGGGTAATAAATTCAATATCGATTATGCATTCAAGATGATATTTAGGCAAGGTCTCGGAATTATCATTGGATCGATTTGCGCATTTTTAATAGGGCAACTAATTGACGCTCTTGTATTTCATTACTTGAGAAGATTGACAAAGAATAAATACATTTGGTTGCGAGCAACGGGATCGACTTTAGTGTCCCAACTGATTGATAGTTTTGTTGTGCTATATATTGCGTTTTATGTTTTTGGAACTTGGTCTATGGATATGATTGTTTCGGTTGGCATTATCAATTATATATACAAATTTGCTGTGGCGATTATACTAACGCCATTACTATATATTGCGCACTCAATGATAGATTCGTATTTAGGCAAAAAAGAGGCTTCCAGTATGGTTTTCAATATTGTCAAGAAGCCTTTTTTTGAAAATGAAACTAAGAATTAA
- a CDS encoding type IX secretion system membrane protein PorP/SprF — protein MKYFYKIYFFVFIATLFVSAQAYGQRDKLFTQYWVYPTYLNPAFAGSSHKGQIGLGGRKQWTGIEKAPESYILSGNVFLKRYNLGLGLTFDGYQAGPEQRNEFALDVAYHLALRENLTLSFGVKGSLLQYQLALSDLDVPNPDPGLEQDVASGVAPNFGAGIYLYSPQFYIGLSVPSFYSQKVENGEYLGDFNPDFFRYYLMAGFKAELTARMKLITATIFAYDMTDESLRFDVGAYFVYNEKLWFGPSYRHNSSINIVLQYGISENLRLGYSYDIATTSLRANQSGSHEISLLYNFDMPEPKIRKRGPSIPTNRKVMPRFRF, from the coding sequence ATGAAATATTTTTACAAAATATATTTTTTTGTTTTTATCGCTACCTTGTTCGTCAGCGCTCAAGCCTATGGACAAAGGGATAAGCTCTTTACTCAATATTGGGTTTACCCAACTTATTTAAATCCTGCGTTTGCTGGATCTAGCCACAAAGGCCAAATAGGTTTAGGAGGCCGTAAGCAATGGACAGGCATCGAAAAAGCGCCTGAAAGTTATATTCTTTCAGGAAACGTATTTTTGAAAAGATATAATTTGGGCTTAGGCTTGACATTTGACGGTTATCAAGCGGGCCCTGAGCAAAGAAATGAATTCGCATTGGATGTTGCTTATCATTTGGCATTGAGGGAAAACTTGACACTTTCATTTGGGGTGAAAGGTTCGTTGCTTCAGTATCAATTAGCACTATCGGATCTTGATGTGCCAAATCCAGATCCTGGCTTGGAGCAGGATGTGGCAAGTGGAGTCGCTCCAAACTTCGGAGCAGGTATTTATTTGTATTCGCCTCAATTTTATATTGGTCTATCAGTTCCTTCATTTTATTCTCAAAAAGTGGAGAATGGCGAATATTTGGGAGATTTCAACCCGGATTTTTTTCGATATTATTTAATGGCTGGATTCAAAGCAGAGTTGACAGCTAGAATGAAGTTGATAACAGCCACAATCTTTGCTTATGATATGACCGATGAGTCATTAAGGTTTGATGTGGGGGCATACTTTGTTTATAATGAAAAACTTTGGTTTGGGCCCTCTTACAGGCATAATAGTTCTATAAACATTGTTTTGCAATATGGGATTTCTGAAAATTTGAGACTTGGGTATTCCTATGATATTGCGACTACATCGTTAAGAGCTAATCAGTCGGGATCGCATGAGATTTCATTATTGTATAATTTTGATATGCCAGAACCAAAGATAAGGAAAAGAGGGCCTTCTATCCCTACCAATAGAAAAGTAATGCCAAGGTTTAGATTTTAG
- a CDS encoding phosphoribosylaminoimidazolesuccinocarboxamide synthase, giving the protein MVEAIKKTDFTFPGQVGVYQGKVRDNYYFEDKIVMVASDRISAFDVVLPRAIPFKGQVLNQIAAKFLNATKDIVPNWLLETPDPNVAVGLKCEPYAVEMVIRGYLAGHAWREYRDGKRQVCGVALPDGLKENDKLPEPIITPTTKAAEGHDMDITREEIISQGIVSESEYIQLETYTKALFNRGTEIAASQGLILVDTKYEFGKHDGEIYLIDEVHTPDSSRYFYKEGYSDRQEKGETQKQLSKEFVRKWLIENGFQGKDGQNVPEMTDEIVVNISERYIELYEKVTGESFQKQDYSDALGRIERNVLEKL; this is encoded by the coding sequence ATGGTAGAGGCTATAAAAAAGACAGATTTTACATTTCCTGGCCAAGTGGGAGTGTATCAAGGGAAGGTACGTGACAACTATTATTTCGAAGACAAAATTGTCATGGTCGCATCCGATAGGATTTCGGCTTTTGATGTGGTTTTGCCAAGAGCGATTCCCTTTAAAGGTCAAGTTTTGAATCAAATAGCTGCAAAATTCTTGAATGCGACCAAAGATATTGTTCCGAATTGGCTTCTTGAAACACCAGATCCAAATGTCGCTGTGGGATTGAAATGCGAGCCTTATGCAGTTGAAATGGTAATAAGAGGTTATTTGGCAGGACATGCTTGGAGAGAATACAGAGACGGTAAGAGACAAGTTTGCGGAGTCGCATTACCAGATGGGTTGAAAGAGAATGATAAATTACCTGAGCCAATTATCACTCCAACGACAAAGGCTGCTGAAGGACATGATATGGATATTACAAGAGAAGAAATAATCTCTCAAGGTATCGTAAGCGAATCGGAGTATATCCAACTAGAAACATATACAAAAGCTCTATTTAACAGAGGAACAGAGATCGCTGCAAGTCAAGGACTGATATTAGTGGATACAAAGTATGAATTCGGTAAACATGATGGTGAGATCTATTTGATCGATGAAGTTCATACGCCTGATTCTTCAAGATATTTTTATAAAGAAGGCTATTCTGATCGTCAAGAAAAAGGAGAAACTCAAAAACAGCTTTCTAAGGAGTTTGTAAGAAAGTGGTTGATTGAAAATGGATTTCAAGGTAAAGATGGTCAAAACGTGCCTGAAATGACAGACGAAATTGTTGTAAATATTTCAGAAAGATATATCGAGTTGTATGAGAAAGTGACAGGAGAATCTTTTCAGAAGCAAGATTATTCGGATGCCTTGGGAAGAATCGAACGAAATGTTCTTGAAAAACTTTGA
- a CDS encoding RNA methyltransferase: MISRNLAKYIKSLQIKKYRKETQSFFVEGAKNVIELINSEYEITHLCCTEEFLEQHKTEIKLQQINHFIAKEKDLVQIGTFKNNNAALAVAKITETPIKLDKKQLYLALDDVRDPGNMGTIIRIADWYGIKNIIASQTCADLYNPKVLNASMGSFIRVNVEYANLSEKLQGLDMPIYGALLEGANIHKKTLEPRGVILMGNESNGISQENLALVNSPITIPNFGGAESLNVAIATAVICDNFRRY; encoded by the coding sequence ATGATTAGTCGAAATCTAGCCAAATACATTAAATCCCTGCAAATAAAGAAATACCGTAAAGAGACGCAATCTTTTTTTGTCGAAGGAGCTAAAAACGTAATTGAGCTTATCAATAGCGAATATGAAATTACTCATTTATGTTGTACAGAAGAGTTCCTAGAACAACACAAAACAGAAATAAAACTTCAACAAATTAATCATTTTATAGCGAAAGAAAAAGACCTTGTTCAAATAGGAACATTTAAAAACAATAATGCAGCGCTTGCAGTAGCGAAAATTACTGAAACTCCCATTAAACTTGATAAAAAGCAACTATATCTAGCATTGGATGACGTCAGAGATCCAGGGAATATGGGAACAATTATTAGAATTGCCGATTGGTATGGAATAAAAAATATCATTGCTTCTCAAACCTGTGCTGATTTATACAATCCAAAAGTACTCAATGCAAGCATGGGCTCTTTCATCAGAGTTAATGTAGAATACGCAAACCTCTCAGAAAAATTACAAGGCTTGGACATGCCTATTTATGGTGCTTTGCTTGAAGGTGCAAATATTCATAAGAAAACACTGGAGCCTAGAGGTGTAATATTAATGGGTAACGAATCAAATGGAATTAGCCAAGAAAATCTAGCCCTTGTAAACAGCCCAATCACAATACCTAATTTTGGAGGAGCTGAATCTTTAAATGTTGCGATCGCCACTGCTGTGATTTGCGACAATTTCAGAAGATATTAA